The genomic DNA GGCTCCAGTTCTTCGAAACGCGCCTGGAGCACGTGGGCAAGGACATCCGCATCCAGGACAACGCGAAACTGAGTTCCTTCAAGGTGAAGGAGTTGACCTCGCTCGCGGGCGGCCTCGTCTTGAAGAACAACCCGGTCATGACTCTCTTGCAAGGCCTGGAGTCGCTGCGGATCGTGGGCGGAGATCTCCACCTGGAAGGGATCGATGGCCTGGATGTGCTCCCACTCGATGCCCTGGAGCACGTGGGCGGAGACTTCTCCTTCATCGACATTGCCTGGGTGCCGAACTTCTACCGCCTCGGGCGACTGCTCTCCATCAGCGGAAACCTGAGGCTGACGGACAACTCCCACCTGGGCACTCCGCAGTTCCCCCATCTCAGTTCCGTGGGCAAGGGAGTCACCATCGAGCGCAACGCCCGAATGACCCATCTGACGGGACTGAACTCCCTCCGGTCACTTGACTCCCTGACGGTCAGCGGCAACCCCGAGCTCCTCTCCCTGGCGGCATTGGGCAGCCTGCGTTACGTGCCCATCGTGAACATCTCGGACAACCCCCAGCTCACCACGCTGGGGTTGCCCGAGTTGTGGTTCGTGAACCATCTGGACATCATGAACAACGAGCAGCTGTCCACGTGTCTGGCCACGGAGCTGCGCACGCAGGTGGCGACCCATCTCCTAAGCTCCACCATCGACGGCAATCTGGTGACGCCCGGCTGCCCCTGAAGCCAAAAGCCCATCCCCCACGGAGGGGATGGGCCTCGACGGCTCCAGAGCGGACGACGGGTCAGATGAAGCGGTAGGAGGCCACGTTGAACACGGGGCCCACCATGGCGATGGTCATGACGTCACGCGCCACCTCGCCCTCGACCTCCACCCGCTGGCCATCCTTCTTGATCTTCCGGTCTCCGCCCTCGAGCTGGTAGGTGCGGCCGTCATCGGCCTCCAGCACCCAGACACCGCCCTCGAGGTCCCGGTACACCACGCGCCCGGTGAGCTTCATGGCGTCTCCCGGCGCAGCATGGCCCGCGCGATGAAGAGGCAGATGAGCACGTTCACCACCAGCCAGGGCCGCGCGAGGAACGTGAAGGGCATCCACGCGAGCGCGGGCGCCTTGACCCAGGCGGTGTAGGCGAGGAAGCCGGCGAAGCCCACGGCGAGCCCTCCCAGCGCGGGCCTCAGCCCCCGGAACTTGATGGCCACGATGGACAGCACCAGCGGGATGAGCGCGCTGTAGAAGAGCGGGCTGACCGTGCGGGTGCCGAAGATGATGCGCTGCCAGTCGGGGATGGGCAGCCAGGCCACGTCCACCACGTCTCCCGCCACACCCGACGCGCCACCGAACCACGAGCGGGCGAAGAACACGCCCACGGTGGCCAGCACCAGGGTCACCAGGAAGCTCGGACGCAGCAGGATGTTGAAGTAGCCCGGACGCTCGCGCCCGCGCAGCGTGAGCAGCACCACCGCCAACAGGGCCATGGCCCACCACAGCGACGGCCAGCGCGTCCCCTTGCCCAGCGCCTGGAGCGAGGCCTCGGCGTTGAGCAGGCCATGGCCATACTCCTCGGACCAGGCGCCCTGCCCCTCCACCCGCTTCGCCCCCGCGAACAGGGCCTTCTCCACCTCGTCCGGGCCGCTCGCGCCCTCGGCGTACAGCAGCGCCGCCACCGCCGCCACGTGCGGGGTCGCCATGCTCGTGCCCTGGTAGGACGCGTAGATGGAGCGCGAGACGTTCCGCGGGTCGATGGTGTTCTGCAGGATGCCCCCCGCGTCCCCCTGGCGCTTGTCACCTCCGGGAGCCGCGATGTCCAGCTCCTTGCCATAGGACGAATAGGGAGCGCGCTTGCCCGTGGGTCCCACCGCCCCCACCGCCACCGCGCCCGGATAGGCCGCCGGGAACTCCACCCGCGGCCGCCCCGCGTTGCCCGCCGCGGCCACCACCGTGACGCCCTTCTTGCGCGCGTACGCCACGGCGTCCGCCATCACCTTCGAGTAGCCCCCGCCACCCAGCGACATGTTGATGACCTGGGCGCCGTTGTCCGCCGCGAAGCGGATGGCGTCGGAGATGTCCGCGGACGTGCCCGAGCCGAAGTGATTGAGCACCTTCACCGGCATGAGCGTCGCCTCGAAGGCCACCCCCGCCACGCCCTGGCCGTTGTTCGTCGCCTGCGCGATGGTGCCCGCCACGTGCGTGCCATGCCCATGGTCATCATTGGCGTGCACGGTGTCGTTGACGAAGTCGTACCCCTGCTTGAAGCGGCTGCCCTTGAGGTCCTGCACCTGCTTGAAGTCGTCGTGATCCTCGTAGGCGATGCCCGTGTCCAGCACCGCCACCACCACGCCCTTGCCCCGGCTGCGCTGCCAGGCATGGGGCATGTCGATCATCCGCAGGTTCCATTGCCGGGGATAGTCGGGATCGTTCGGGATGAAGCCGTCGCGGCTCACGTCGGGCAGCGGCTCATCCAAGGTCATGGCCGCCTCGCCAGGCGGTACCGAGTACACCCGAAGCGGCTCGGCGGACTCGACGGCCGGGTGCTGGCGGATGCGCGCGAGCACCTCGCTCACATCCCCGGCGACCTGCGCGATCGACACACCCGAGCGAGGCCCCTCCAGGGAGTTGAACGTGAGGTCCACGCCCCACTCCCGCTCCCAGGCGTCGATCTGCTCCTGGGTGGTGCCATCCTTGAAGTCCACGACGATGCCGCGCGACTGCGCGTCCCGGGAGGGATCGACTCCCACGCTCGGGATGTCCCTCCAGTCCGAGGCTTCCAGATCCACGGGAAGCGCATGGGCCGACGTCGCCACCGCCAGGGCCAGCACCGCGTTCGCCAGGGTCCAACGCTTCATGGGCATAGCTGCTCCTCGTATGACGACCCGTACGAACGACCGGCGCGGCGATTGGGTCTCACCTGACTCTGCTCGCCTCCCCCCCAGGGAGACAAGCCCGCATTCCGGAGATGATGCCCTGAGGATTCAAGGGCTTACGCGGCATCGGTCAGGTGCCCGACAACCGTTTGAGCCAGGCTCGAACGATTTTTCCCACCAAAGGTAAGGCGTGATGGAGGTGCGCGCCCGCCCCCTCCACGACCTCCAGGGTACCACCCGCGGCGTCCACCGCCCGAGCCAGCTCCGCCCGGGACAGGGTGGTGTCCAGTTCCCCCACCACCACCAGCAACTCCCGCCCCAGCCCCGTCAGCTCCCGGGGCGACACCTCGCGGGGGCTCACCAGGCACAGGCCCGCCACCCCAGGATGACGCTCCCGGAGCCCGAGCGCGACCCGGGCACTGCCATGCAGCGCCGCCACCGCCGCCGTGGGCGCCTGGGCGTTCTCCAGCACCACCGCCAGCGCGGCCCCGCTCTCCTCCACCAGGGCCTCGCCCGCGCCCCGCTCCCCCTGGCTGCCCGCGATCCCCCGGTAGTTGAAGCGCAGCGTGGGGTGGCCCGCCGTGGCCGCGGCGAAGGCCAGCTCCGCCGCGATGACGTGATCCATGCCGCCCCCTTCCGCGGGCGTCGGTGGAAGCACGAGCAGCGGCGGACGCGCCTCACCGCGGTGCGCCACGCCTTCCATCACCTCGCGTCCCACGGGGATGAGCGCGGGGCGCTCGAGGAATTGACCTTTGAGGACCATAGCGGGCCGGGAGCTTAACGCGCGAAGCGGGGGGCGCGCATTGCTCGCGGCACCGGGGGCCTGCTGCTAACGTCCGCCTGGAAAACAGACGCCTCCTGGAGGCGGAGGATCCATGACCTTCGAAGAAGCACAGCGCGTGGTGCAGGCCTTCATGAACTCCTTCAAACAGCCGAGCGAAGGACTCAACGCGCAGGGATTCGGTGGCGCGGTGATCGGAGACGGTCAGCTCTACTTCGAGTACCACGGCAAGACGCAGCGGCTGGAGACGAGCGCCCTCATCCACAAGTTCCGCGATGCCCCCAAGCCGGGCGTGCTCGAGGGCTTCCAGGCCGAGGAGAAGGCCGGCACCCCCACCGGCGGCGGCGCGGTCGACTACGAAGTGGAGAACAAGAGCCTCTTCCTGAGCCGCTACTACGAGCAGGTGCCCCCGCAGGAGGCCTTCCAGGAGGACATGAAGAAGCTGCTCGCGGCGAGCGCTGTATGGAGTGACGAGGTGCTCGACCGCGTGGCCACGCGCGTGTTCGGGAAGTGACGCGCGCGGCGCTCCGTCACACGGACGCCATGACGTAGAACTTGAGGTAGCGGCCCTCGGGGAATTGCAGGCGGATGGGGTGGTCGGGCGGCTGGTAGCGCTCCTCCACCAGGGCCAGGTCCACGCCCGCCTTGAAGGCCGCTTCCTTCACCGCCCCCAGGAAGTCCTCCGGGCCCACGCGCGCCGAGCACGACGCCGTCGCCAGGAGGCCTCCGGGCCTGAGCAGTCCCAGCGCCTGGCGGTTGAGCGAGGCGTACCCGTCGATCGCCGCCTGCACCGCCTTCTGGCTCTTCGCGAACGCCGGCGGGTCCAGGATGATGAGATCGAACGTCCGGCCCTCCTCGCGGAAGGACGCCAGCAGCTTGAACACGTCCGCCGCCAGGAAGTCGTATTTCTCCGCCGGCAGCCCGTTGCGCGTGAAGTTCTCGCGCGCCAGGGCGATGGCCTCGGGATCCAGGTCCACCGAGAACACGCTCTTGGCGCCCCCGAGCGCCGCGTTCACCGAGAAGCCGCCGCTGAAACAGAAGCAGTTGAGCACGTCCCGGCCCTCGGCCAGCCGCCGGATGAGGTAGCGGTTCTCGCGCTGATCCAGGAAGAAGCCCGTCTTCTGCCCCTTCCAGGCGTCCACCAGGAACGTCGCCCCCCGCTCGCGGATGCTCAAGAGCTCCGGCGCCTTCTCGCCCCAGAGCATGCGCCCCGTCCCCCGGCCGTCGTCGTCCTCCACGTCGTCCCGGCCCACCTCGTCCCGGCCGATGATGCCCCGCAGCTCGGGCACCGCCGCCTTCAACGCCTCGACGATGAGCCCCCGGTAGGGCGTGAGCCCCGCCGAGTACAGCTTGAGCACCGCGTACTGGCCATACAGGTCCACCACCACGCCCGGCAGCCCGTCCCCCTCGCCGTGCAGGAGCCGGAAGCTGTCCGTGTCCTTCAAGTCGATGAGCGAGCGGCGCTCGGCCAGCGCCTGCTTCACCCGCTGCGCGAAGAAGGCCGCGTCGATGCTCTGCTTGGGGTTGCGCGTGAGCACGCGCACGGCGATGGCCGAGTGCGGATCGAAGTAGCCGCGCGCCACGAACTTCCCGTTCTCCGCCAGGTCCACCACGCTGCCCGGGGGAATCTTCGGCACCTGGGCGAGCGCCTTGCGGAACACCCAGGGGTGCCCCGCGCGCAGGTGACGGCCCAGTCCCGGGGCGAGCTCCAACTTCACGACATTCACGGTCCGACTCCTCTTCTGATTCCCCGGTGAGCGAGCAGGGCCCGCGCGAGCTCCTCGAAGCCCCGCCCCTCCTCCGCCCGGGTGATGAAGGCCGGCGGCGTGTCGATGCGATCGAGCACCCGCCGCACGTTGGCCACCCCGACGCTCAGGGCGAACTCCCCGAACATCGGAGCATCATTGAAACTATCCCCCGCGTACACGTAGCGGGGCTCTCCCGGCGCGAGCTTCACGCCCCAGGCGACCTGGAGGAAGCGACGCACCGCGGAGCGCTTGTCGAAGCGCCCCAGCCAGCAGTTGATGTGCACCGACGAGCGCACCGCCGTCACGCCCCGCGCACGCAGCAAGGCTTCCAGGCGGTCGGCTCCCGCCTCGCCCAGCCGCGCCTCCTCGTTGTAGTCCACCGCCAGGTCCACCTCGGTGTAGGCGCTGTCCACGGACAGCCGCGCGCCCGGCACCTGGCGCAGCACCGCCGTCACCTCCGCCACCAGCCGCTCGCGGTGGGACTCGCGGACCCGGGGAGACTCGGCGTACACCTTGCGCAGCCGCCCCCGTGCGCCGCGCAGGAAGAACAGGCCCCCGTTCTCCGCGATGACGCCGTCCACGGGCAGGGTACGCGCCCAGGACTCGGCCCACCCCGCCGGACGGCCCGTCACCAGCACCAGCTTGAAACCGGCGTCCGCCAGACGCTCGAGCGCCCGCACGGTGGTGGAGCGCAGCCGGTGCTCGGTGGTGAGGGTGCCGTCGACATCGGTGAAGACCCCTTCCACCTGGGAGAGGTCCGCGTCACGCAGGGGGCGGGGAGTGGCCATTCGCTCCGCCGCACCTACACCCTTCCCGGCCCGGCGGGAAGGCCCCGCACGAACGAAACCCCCGGGAGGCCCAAGCCTCCCAGGGGTTCGTCTTCAACTCAGTGCCTGCGAGCGGGTGGCTAGTACTTGCCGACCAGCGTCAGGCCCGAGAAGGCGCTGTAGGCGCGGATCATCACGTAGACACGGGTGGCCGACGTCTTGGCCGCGATGGAGCAGCTCTCCTCGTTGCCGGACTTGTAGGGGCGGCAGTCGTAGGTGGAGGTGGTCGGCGCCGAGCCCGCCCTCACGTACAGGTCCGCGTCACCCGAGCCACCGGTGATGGTGAAGGTGGAGGCCTTGGAGGCCGGCACGTCCAGGTAGTAGCTCAGCGAGGCGTTCTTGGCCGCGCTCAGGTTGGTCTGGACGAGCTGACCAGTCGGAGGCGTGACGGGAGCGCCGACGCCCACCGCGACCAGGGAGGCCGTCACCGAGGCCACTTCCGCCGAGCCCGCGCCGTAGAGCGCCGTGGCGGCCTGCTCCAGGTACGTCTTGGCCTGGGTGTAGTTGGTGGAGGCGGTGAAGTACTCCGAGTTGGCC from Melittangium boletus DSM 14713 includes the following:
- a CDS encoding DUF5818 domain-containing protein; protein product: MKLTGRVVYRDLEGGVWVLEADDGRTYQLEGGDRKIKKDGQRVEVEGEVARDVMTIAMVGPVFNVASYRFI
- a CDS encoding S8 family serine peptidase, coding for MPMKRWTLANAVLALAVATSAHALPVDLEASDWRDIPSVGVDPSRDAQSRGIVVDFKDGTTQEQIDAWEREWGVDLTFNSLEGPRSGVSIAQVAGDVSEVLARIRQHPAVESAEPLRVYSVPPGEAAMTLDEPLPDVSRDGFIPNDPDYPRQWNLRMIDMPHAWQRSRGKGVVVAVLDTGIAYEDHDDFKQVQDLKGSRFKQGYDFVNDTVHANDDHGHGTHVAGTIAQATNNGQGVAGVAFEATLMPVKVLNHFGSGTSADISDAIRFAADNGAQVINMSLGGGGYSKVMADAVAYARKKGVTVVAAAGNAGRPRVEFPAAYPGAVAVGAVGPTGKRAPYSSYGKELDIAAPGGDKRQGDAGGILQNTIDPRNVSRSIYASYQGTSMATPHVAAVAALLYAEGASGPDEVEKALFAGAKRVEGQGAWSEEYGHGLLNAEASLQALGKGTRWPSLWWAMALLAVVLLTLRGRERPGYFNILLRPSFLVTLVLATVGVFFARSWFGGASGVAGDVVDVAWLPIPDWQRIIFGTRTVSPLFYSALIPLVLSIVAIKFRGLRPALGGLAVGFAGFLAYTAWVKAPALAWMPFTFLARPWLVVNVLICLFIARAMLRRETP
- a CDS encoding alpha/beta hydrolase, with protein sequence MVLKGQFLERPALIPVGREVMEGVAHRGEARPPLLVLPPTPAEGGGMDHVIAAELAFAAATAGHPTLRFNYRGIAGSQGERGAGEALVEESGAALAVVLENAQAPTAAVAALHGSARVALGLRERHPGVAGLCLVSPREVSPRELTGLGRELLVVVGELDTTLSRAELARAVDAAGGTLEVVEGAGAHLHHALPLVGKIVRAWLKRLSGT
- a CDS encoding class I SAM-dependent rRNA methyltransferase; translation: MNVVKLELAPGLGRHLRAGHPWVFRKALAQVPKIPPGSVVDLAENGKFVARGYFDPHSAIAVRVLTRNPKQSIDAAFFAQRVKQALAERRSLIDLKDTDSFRLLHGEGDGLPGVVVDLYGQYAVLKLYSAGLTPYRGLIVEALKAAVPELRGIIGRDEVGRDDVEDDDGRGTGRMLWGEKAPELLSIRERGATFLVDAWKGQKTGFFLDQRENRYLIRRLAEGRDVLNCFCFSGGFSVNAALGGAKSVFSVDLDPEAIALARENFTRNGLPAEKYDFLAADVFKLLASFREEGRTFDLIILDPPAFAKSQKAVQAAIDGYASLNRQALGLLRPGGLLATASCSARVGPEDFLGAVKEAAFKAGVDLALVEERYQPPDHPIRLQFPEGRYLKFYVMASV
- a CDS encoding HAD-IIB family hydrolase codes for the protein MATPRPLRDADLSQVEGVFTDVDGTLTTEHRLRSTTVRALERLADAGFKLVLVTGRPAGWAESWARTLPVDGVIAENGGLFFLRGARGRLRKVYAESPRVRESHRERLVAEVTAVLRQVPGARLSVDSAYTEVDLAVDYNEEARLGEAGADRLEALLRARGVTAVRSSVHINCWLGRFDKRSAVRRFLQVAWGVKLAPGEPRYVYAGDSFNDAPMFGEFALSVGVANVRRVLDRIDTPPAFITRAEEGRGFEELARALLAHRGIRRGVGP